One genomic segment of Streptomyces sp. RerS4 includes these proteins:
- a CDS encoding tyrosine-protein phosphatase, with translation MTAKPSTTVANLRDLGGIPLAGGRSVRPGLVLRSGALDRLDLDADPVMAGLGLRTVIDLRSAPERADHPDLLPDGARLLVRDVLADKMSESRMPAAAQLKDLLADPVVAEERLGNGKAQALFGSVYRSFVSTASAQDAYRTLLTEAADPQAGPLLFHCTAGKDRTGWGATVILALLGADEETLMAEYLSVNPAVKEAFAPLIEGFTAAGGDPEIALALIGVFPSYLEAGLDEVRVRFGSMEKYVREGLGVPDETVEALRARLIA, from the coding sequence ATGACCGCCAAGCCCTCCACCACCGTCGCCAACCTCCGCGACCTCGGTGGCATCCCGCTCGCAGGCGGCCGCAGCGTCCGCCCCGGCCTCGTCCTGCGCTCCGGCGCGCTCGACCGGCTCGACCTCGACGCCGACCCCGTGATGGCCGGCCTCGGCCTGCGCACCGTCATCGACCTGCGCAGCGCGCCCGAGCGCGCCGACCACCCGGACCTGCTGCCCGACGGCGCCCGGCTGCTGGTGCGCGACGTCCTCGCGGACAAGATGAGCGAGAGCCGCATGCCGGCGGCAGCGCAGCTCAAGGACCTGCTGGCGGACCCGGTGGTGGCCGAGGAGCGGCTCGGCAACGGCAAGGCGCAGGCCCTCTTCGGGTCGGTCTACCGCTCCTTCGTCAGCACCGCGTCGGCGCAGGACGCGTACCGGACGCTGCTGACCGAGGCCGCCGACCCGCAGGCGGGCCCGCTGCTCTTCCACTGCACGGCCGGCAAGGACCGTACGGGCTGGGGCGCCACGGTGATCCTCGCGCTGCTCGGGGCGGACGAGGAGACCCTGATGGCCGAGTACCTGTCGGTGAACCCGGCGGTGAAGGAGGCCTTCGCCCCGCTGATCGAGGGCTTCACGGCGGCCGGCGGGGACCCGGAGATCGCGCTCGCGCTGATCGGCGTCTTCCCGTCCTACCTGGAGGCGGGCCTGGACGAGGTGCGGGTGCGCTTCGGTTCCATGGAGAAGTACGTGCGCGAGGGGCTGGGCGTTCCCGACGAGACGGTCGAGGCGCTGCGCGCGCGGCTGATCGCCTGA
- a CDS encoding TetR/AcrR family transcriptional regulator — MTTGVRRRMGVEERRQQLIGVALELFSNRSPDDVSIDEIAAAAGISRPLVYHYFPGKLSLYEAALRRAADELAQRFEEPHEGPLGARLLRVMGRFFAFVDDHGPGFSALMRGGPAAGSSRTNAMIDEVRQAAYEQIVAHIGVQDPPARLELVVRSWVSLAESTALLWLDGRRIPRGELELQLVHDFAALAAVSAAYDAEMAGILVRILADEPADGPFGELVGRLAALVPGPRGDA, encoded by the coding sequence ATGACAACCGGGGTGCGGCGCAGGATGGGTGTCGAGGAGCGGCGGCAGCAGCTGATCGGGGTTGCCCTGGAGCTGTTCAGCAACCGGTCGCCCGACGACGTGTCGATCGACGAGATCGCCGCGGCGGCCGGGATATCGCGGCCGCTCGTCTACCACTACTTCCCCGGCAAGTTGAGCCTGTACGAGGCCGCGCTGCGGCGGGCCGCCGACGAGTTGGCGCAGCGGTTCGAGGAGCCGCACGAAGGGCCGCTCGGGGCACGGCTGTTGCGGGTGATGGGGCGGTTCTTCGCGTTCGTCGACGATCACGGGCCGGGTTTCTCGGCGCTGATGCGCGGCGGTCCGGCGGCCGGCAGCAGCCGGACCAACGCGATGATCGACGAGGTGCGGCAGGCGGCGTACGAGCAGATCGTCGCGCACATCGGGGTGCAGGACCCGCCGGCACGGCTGGAGTTGGTCGTGCGGTCGTGGGTGTCGCTGGCCGAGTCGACGGCGTTGCTGTGGCTCGACGGCCGCCGGATCCCGCGCGGGGAGCTGGAGTTGCAGCTGGTGCACGACTTCGCGGCGCTGGCGGCGGTGAGCGCGGCGTACGACGCGGAGATGGCGGGGATCCTCGTACGGATCCTGGCGGACGAGCCGGCCGACGGGCCGTTCGGGGAGCTGGTCGGACGGCTGGCCGCGCTGGTGCCGGGGCCTCGCGGGGACGCGTAG
- a CDS encoding metal-dependent hydrolase, whose protein sequence is MSNTPLVPAPVASEHIDLQVRNVSFSWEDTPLHWLPGDPFAGHTINVLHLLLPAGERWFVHVYKQVLPYITDDRLRADVIGFIGQEATHAAAHDDVLPHLKRLGLDPTPYTAQVDWLFEKLLGDRTLPPGRARKWWLMERVAMIAAIEHYTAFLGDWILNAEELDRRGADPMMLDLLRWHGAEEVEHRSVAFDLFMHVDGNYRRRVRTWATGFAALVFLWQRGARFFMENDPHLPAAKASLGQLFRAGQQGVLPSTGAMLKSIPTYLSRTYHPSQEGSTAQAEAYLAASPGANGGVRP, encoded by the coding sequence ATGTCTAATACGCCGCTCGTGCCCGCCCCCGTGGCGTCGGAACACATAGACCTCCAGGTGCGGAACGTCTCCTTCTCCTGGGAGGACACCCCGCTCCACTGGTTGCCCGGCGACCCCTTCGCCGGGCACACCATCAACGTGCTGCACCTGCTGCTGCCCGCCGGCGAGCGCTGGTTCGTCCACGTCTACAAGCAGGTGCTCCCGTACATCACCGACGACCGGCTGCGGGCCGACGTCATCGGGTTCATCGGGCAGGAGGCGACGCACGCCGCCGCGCACGACGACGTGCTCCCGCACCTCAAGCGGCTGGGCCTGGACCCGACCCCCTACACCGCGCAGGTGGACTGGCTCTTCGAGAAGCTGCTCGGCGACCGGACCCTGCCGCCCGGTCGGGCCCGCAAGTGGTGGCTGATGGAGCGCGTCGCGATGATCGCGGCGATCGAGCACTACACGGCGTTCCTCGGCGACTGGATCCTCAACGCCGAGGAGCTCGACCGGCGCGGCGCCGACCCGATGATGCTGGACCTCCTGCGCTGGCACGGCGCCGAGGAGGTCGAACACCGTTCGGTGGCCTTCGACCTGTTCATGCACGTGGACGGCAACTACCGGCGCCGCGTCCGGACCTGGGCCACCGGCTTCGCGGCCCTGGTCTTCCTGTGGCAGCGCGGCGCCCGCTTCTTCATGGAGAACGACCCCCACCTGCCCGCCGCCAAGGCCTCCCTCGGGCAGCTCTTCCGGGCCGGACAGCAGGGCGTCCTCCCCTCGACGGGGGCCATGCTGAAGTCCATCCCGACCTACCTGTCCCGTACGTACCACCCCTCGCAGGAGGGCTCGACGGCGCAGGCCGAGGCCTACCTCGCCGCCTCCCCCGGCGCCAACGGCGGGGTGCGCCCGTGA
- a CDS encoding PepSY domain-containing protein, which produces MSLDEIKDVPVPARDAEAQDVPPTTGGTWAALRPLLLRLHFYAGLLVAPLLFLAATTGLLYAGSWQAERILYSDQLTVDRVGGSVLPLGQQVKAAQSAAPEGKVLGVWPAPEAEATTRVIMESPGLGEGETLTVFVDPYTADVRGQLTTAGDALPLRAWLSEFHSSLQLGEFGRNYSELAASWLWVVALGGLALWIGRRRARKADLVLPDRKATGRRRTLSWHGTVGLWAVAGLVVLSATGLTWSKYAGENIGQVQDRLGGATPSVSAKLDGAASAGSDEHAGHVMTEDMEMPPPPPTADVGIDRAVAAARAAGVTESLRVTLPAQGKGYVIKEADKQVPVHLDTVAVDPADGRIMDELRFADYPLLAKLTRFGIDLHMGQTFGIVNQLALAALAVAVMFLVGWGYRMWWMRRPTKERGLSFGRPQPRGAWRRLPVTALLPLACVTALVGWFVPLLGISLLVFLAGDIALGFAAARRRAKAPQQA; this is translated from the coding sequence ATGTCCCTCGACGAAATCAAGGACGTCCCCGTCCCCGCACGGGACGCCGAGGCACAAGACGTCCCGCCCACCACCGGCGGCACCTGGGCCGCCCTGCGCCCGCTGCTCCTGCGGCTGCACTTCTACGCCGGGCTGCTCGTCGCCCCGCTCCTCTTCCTCGCCGCCACCACCGGCCTGCTGTACGCGGGCTCCTGGCAGGCCGAACGGATCCTCTACTCCGACCAGCTGACCGTCGACCGCGTCGGCGGGAGCGTCCTCCCGCTCGGTCAGCAGGTGAAGGCCGCCCAGAGCGCCGCCCCCGAGGGCAAGGTGCTGGGCGTGTGGCCCGCCCCCGAGGCCGAGGCGACCACGCGCGTGATCATGGAGAGCCCCGGGCTCGGCGAGGGTGAGACCCTCACCGTCTTCGTGGACCCGTACACCGCCGACGTGCGCGGACAGCTCACCACCGCCGGTGACGCGCTGCCGCTGCGGGCCTGGCTGAGCGAGTTCCACTCCAGTCTCCAACTCGGCGAGTTCGGCCGGAACTACAGCGAGCTGGCCGCCAGTTGGCTGTGGGTGGTCGCCCTCGGCGGCCTCGCCCTGTGGATCGGCCGGCGCCGCGCCCGCAAGGCGGACCTGGTCCTGCCCGACCGCAAGGCCACCGGCCGCCGCCGCACGCTGTCCTGGCACGGCACCGTCGGCCTGTGGGCCGTCGCCGGGCTCGTCGTCCTGTCCGCCACCGGCCTGACCTGGTCGAAGTACGCGGGCGAGAACATCGGACAGGTCCAGGACCGGCTCGGCGGAGCCACCCCGTCCGTCTCCGCCAAGCTCGACGGCGCGGCGTCTGCGGGCTCCGACGAGCACGCCGGCCATGTGATGACCGAGGACATGGAGATGCCTCCGCCGCCCCCGACCGCCGACGTGGGCATCGACCGTGCCGTCGCCGCCGCCCGCGCCGCCGGGGTCACCGAGAGCCTGCGCGTGACCCTGCCCGCCCAGGGCAAGGGCTACGTCATCAAGGAGGCCGACAAGCAGGTGCCGGTGCACCTGGACACCGTCGCAGTGGACCCCGCCGACGGCCGGATCATGGACGAACTGCGGTTCGCGGACTACCCGTTGCTCGCGAAGCTCACCCGCTTCGGCATCGACCTGCACATGGGCCAGACCTTCGGGATCGTCAACCAGCTCGCGCTGGCCGCGCTCGCCGTCGCCGTGATGTTCCTCGTCGGGTGGGGCTACCGGATGTGGTGGATGCGTCGGCCCACCAAGGAGCGCGGGCTGTCGTTCGGCCGCCCGCAGCCGCGCGGCGCCTGGCGCCGGCTGCCGGTGACGGCGCTGCTGCCGCTCGCGTGCGTGACGGCGCTCGTCGGGTGGTTCGTCCCGCTGCTGGGGATCAGCCTGCTGGTCTTCCTCGCGGGTGACATCGCCCTCGGCTTCGCGGCCGCGCGCCGCCGGGCCAAGGCGCCGCAGCAGGCGTAG
- a CDS encoding PDR/VanB family oxidoreductase translates to MKRTLAVTVAAGAAVLARRALRRRIRRSPLWPLPALDTPVSGHSPRRTLYARIVSRTEPAEGVVRITLESDEFPAWTPGAHVDVVLPSGLVRQYSLCGDPADTGRWTIAVRLVEDGRGGSREVHEALVEGAELPVRPPRNRFELVPAPAYVFVAGGIGITPILPMLRAATAAGADWTLLYGGRSRASMPFLPELAAYGERVTLLPEDETGRPDLTPLAGIRPGTLVYCCGPEPLMRAVTEAAPDPSAVRLERFVPAAPVAAGPFTVELRRSGTEVAVAADESTLAAVRRVRPDTPYSCEQGFCGTCRHRVLAGEVDHRDDLLTDAERTTSMLLCVSRASKDRIALDL, encoded by the coding sequence GTGAAGCGGACCCTCGCCGTCACGGTGGCGGCCGGCGCCGCCGTGCTGGCCCGGCGCGCGCTGCGCCGGCGCATACGCCGCTCCCCGCTGTGGCCGCTGCCCGCCCTGGACACCCCCGTGTCGGGCCACTCCCCGCGCCGGACCCTGTACGCCCGGATCGTCTCGCGGACCGAGCCGGCCGAGGGCGTCGTACGGATCACGCTGGAGTCGGACGAGTTCCCGGCCTGGACCCCGGGCGCGCACGTGGACGTCGTCCTGCCCTCCGGGCTCGTACGCCAGTACTCGCTGTGCGGGGATCCGGCCGACACCGGGCGGTGGACGATCGCGGTCCGGCTGGTCGAGGACGGTCGCGGTGGCTCGCGCGAGGTGCACGAGGCGCTCGTGGAGGGCGCCGAACTCCCGGTGCGGCCACCGCGCAACCGCTTCGAGCTGGTGCCCGCGCCCGCGTACGTGTTCGTCGCGGGCGGCATCGGGATCACCCCGATCCTCCCCATGCTGCGGGCCGCGACGGCCGCCGGCGCCGACTGGACCCTGCTGTACGGGGGCCGCTCGCGCGCCTCGATGCCGTTCCTGCCCGAACTCGCCGCATACGGCGAGCGGGTCACGCTGCTGCCCGAGGACGAGACGGGCCGCCCCGACCTGACCCCGCTCGCCGGGATCCGGCCGGGCACCCTGGTCTACTGCTGCGGCCCGGAACCGCTCATGCGGGCGGTCACCGAAGCCGCCCCGGACCCCTCGGCCGTCCGCCTGGAACGCTTCGTCCCGGCGGCCCCCGTCGCCGCGGGGCCCTTCACCGTGGAACTGCGCCGCTCGGGCACGGAGGTGGCGGTCGCGGCGGACGAATCGACCCTCGCGGCGGTGCGTCGCGTACGGCCCGACACCCCGTACTCGTGCGAGCAGGGGTTCTGCGGCACCTGCCGGCACCGGGTCCTCGCGGGCGAGGTCGACCACCGTGACGACCTCCTCACCGACGCCGAACGCACGACCTCGATGCTCCTGTGCGTCTCCCGCGCCTCGAAGGACCGCATAGCGCTCGACCTGTGA
- a CDS encoding GNAT family N-acetyltransferase: MIIDDGLLFRPAGEKDAGTLVKLYDGAARWMLARGIEQWKPGEKDAAHFRDRMRDGEVWLAEDGDGRIVGGYELWWSDEEAWGVQPPVAGYVHRLMVEREAAPAGTGMRLLVHAERRIARTGRERARLDCVATNPRLLAYYRSAGYRIVGECPHKEAEDGRVYGVILLERRLDV, translated from the coding sequence GTGATCATTGACGACGGGTTGTTGTTCCGGCCGGCCGGTGAGAAGGATGCCGGCACGCTGGTGAAGCTGTACGACGGGGCCGCCCGTTGGATGCTGGCGCGCGGGATCGAGCAGTGGAAGCCGGGCGAGAAGGACGCCGCGCACTTCCGCGACCGGATGCGCGACGGCGAGGTGTGGCTCGCCGAGGACGGCGACGGGCGGATCGTCGGCGGGTACGAGCTGTGGTGGTCCGACGAGGAGGCCTGGGGCGTCCAGCCTCCGGTCGCGGGGTACGTGCACCGGCTGATGGTGGAGCGCGAGGCGGCGCCGGCCGGGACCGGGATGCGGCTGCTGGTGCACGCCGAGCGGCGGATCGCCCGTACGGGACGGGAGCGGGCGCGGCTGGACTGCGTGGCGACCAACCCGCGGCTGTTGGCGTACTACCGGTCGGCCGGGTACCGGATCGTCGGGGAGTGCCCGCACAAGGAGGCCGAGGACGGCCGGGTCTACGGGGTGATCCTGCTGGAGCGGCGCCTCGACGTGTGA
- a CDS encoding rhomboid-like protein, producing the protein MPLGALYSGGVQLGAYALERLAPAERERVLRTCSTNVDNLDAGHWQTLLTSAFVVEEPMPLPYALLLVAVLGYAEYAYGAWWTAATFLFGHATATLLVHGVLRRTADTETRRAVDVGTSYGFNAVLGTLTSALPRGPVRHGTRAALLAVGAWPVLRRERTFTDVGHLVALGLGIGLSFAVDCLSEKNHRKIALA; encoded by the coding sequence TTGCCCCTGGGCGCTCTCTACTCCGGCGGGGTCCAGCTCGGGGCGTACGCCCTGGAACGACTGGCTCCGGCCGAGCGGGAACGCGTCCTGCGCACCTGCTCGACGAACGTCGACAATCTCGACGCCGGCCACTGGCAGACCCTCCTGACCAGTGCCTTCGTGGTCGAGGAGCCGATGCCGCTGCCCTACGCGCTGCTCCTCGTCGCCGTGCTCGGGTACGCGGAGTACGCGTACGGGGCGTGGTGGACGGCCGCCACGTTCCTGTTCGGGCACGCCACGGCCACCCTCCTCGTCCACGGCGTCCTGCGGCGCACCGCGGACACCGAGACCCGCCGGGCCGTGGACGTCGGCACGAGTTACGGGTTCAACGCCGTGCTCGGCACCCTGACCTCGGCCCTGCCCCGCGGCCCGGTGCGCCACGGCACGCGCGCGGCGCTGCTGGCGGTGGGCGCGTGGCCGGTGCTGCGGCGCGAGCGGACCTTCACGGACGTCGGGCACCTCGTGGCGCTGGGCCTCGGGATCGGGCTGTCATTCGCCGTCGATTGTCTTTCCGAAAAGAATCATCGGAAAATCGCTCTTGCCTGA